The Longimicrobiales bacterium genome has a segment encoding these proteins:
- a CDS encoding Na+/H+ antiporter subunit E, whose amino-acid sequence MLRAFGLGAILFGFWLALSGHYTPLLNSLGAGSSVLVVYLAVRMDVVDHEGVPLQVGGRFWMYVPWLMWEIVIANIAVAKVILDPRLPISPRMVVFHGSQKSDLGKFIYANSITLTPGTITTGVEGQEFQIHALSSADLESEDEEKEMDRRCRHVEGG is encoded by the coding sequence TTGCTCCGAGCCTTCGGACTAGGTGCAATCCTCTTCGGCTTTTGGCTTGCTCTTTCGGGCCACTACACGCCCCTGCTCAATAGCTTGGGGGCGGGATCATCCGTGCTCGTGGTTTACCTCGCGGTGCGCATGGACGTCGTGGATCATGAGGGTGTGCCGTTGCAAGTCGGTGGACGCTTCTGGATGTACGTCCCGTGGCTCATGTGGGAGATCGTGATCGCGAACATTGCGGTCGCAAAGGTCATCCTGGATCCCCGATTGCCGATCAGCCCGCGTATGGTCGTCTTCCATGGTTCTCAGAAGAGCGACCTCGGGAAGTTCATCTACGCCAATTCGATCACGCTGACGCCGGGAACGATCACTACTGGGGTCGAAGGCCAAGAATTCCAAATCCATGCCCTGAGCTCGGCCGATTTGGAGTCCGAAGACGAAGAAAAAGAGATGGATCGTCGGTGCAGGCACGTGGAGGGTGGATGA
- a CDS encoding Na(+)/H(+) antiporter subunit B, with the protein MDDRLILRVGAKILIPFILLFALYVQFHGDYGPGGGFQAGVIFAAAFVLYALVYGLGNAVKVLPPHAVYVCGASGVLLYISVGLVGLFKGGNYLDYNVLAHDPLHGQHWGILLVELGVLITVFGVMVALFYAFAGRRRIDP; encoded by the coding sequence ATGGATGACCGATTAATCCTTCGCGTTGGGGCCAAGATCCTGATTCCGTTTATTCTTCTGTTTGCCCTGTACGTCCAGTTCCATGGGGACTACGGCCCGGGAGGCGGATTCCAGGCTGGAGTCATCTTCGCCGCGGCGTTTGTCCTTTACGCGTTGGTCTACGGGCTCGGAAATGCAGTGAAGGTTCTGCCGCCGCACGCCGTCTACGTGTGCGGGGCATCCGGTGTTCTTCTCTACATCTCGGTCGGTCTCGTAGGCTTGTTCAAGGGCGGGAACTACCTGGACTACAATGTGTTGGCGCATGACCCGCTTCATGGGCAGCACTGGGGCATTCTTTTGGTCGAGCTTGGCGTTCTCATCACGGTGTTCGGCGTGATGGTCGCGCTCTTCTACGCCTTCGCTGGTCGCCGGAGAATCGATCCTTGA
- a CDS encoding aldehyde dehydrogenase family protein, with amino-acid sequence MSKVAEVFDSLEYGPAPEAIGQANTWLDDHGRAFGHFIKGEWTDASAGPSFDVANPATRETIARVGQASDALVAEAVAAARAAQAGWWALGPHGRARYLHAIARRIQKHARLFAVLETMDNGKPIRESRDLDIPLVARHFYHHAGWAQLMPDEFPNSEPVGVIGQIIPWNFPLLMMAWKIAPALAMGNTLVLKPAEFTPLSALLFAQLCEEVGLPRGVVNIITGDGATGAAIVAHDDVDKIAFTGSTDVGRIIREATAGSGKRLSLELGGKSPFLVFEDADLDSVVEGVVDAIWFNQGQVCCAGSRILIQEGVAAELERKLRARMETLRMGNPLDKAVDMGAIVAPVQLARIESLVEQGRSEGAQVWQPSWSPPREGWFYPPTLCTNVAPSSTLAQIEVFGPVAVLMTFRTPAEAVELANDTRYGLAASLWSENINLALDVAPKIKAGTVWVNCTNLFDAAAGFGGYRESGYGREGGEEGLHEYMMPTWERDAPELQSLPPTDGSPAAAVEGIPPVDRTAKLYVGGKQSRPDGDSSVAVYGHDGSFLGEVGRGNRKDVRNAVEAASEAQAGWASRTAHNRAQVLYYFAENLQVRRAEFIDGLAAFSGDTDDASAEFDASIERLFVYAAWADKWEGRVHHTPLRNVTLAMKEPMGVIGITAPAERPLLGLISGIAPAIAVGNSVVVLPSERASLVATDLYQVMDTSDVPAGVINIVTGPHAETLPTLAAHDTVDCMWHFGSQEDSKTVEAASTGNLKRTWVSYGRARDWFDAHQGYGEEFLREATQVKNIWVPYGA; translated from the coding sequence ATGAGCAAGGTCGCAGAGGTCTTCGATTCGCTGGAGTACGGCCCAGCCCCGGAAGCAATCGGTCAAGCGAACACGTGGCTGGACGACCACGGGCGAGCCTTCGGTCACTTCATAAAAGGGGAATGGACGGACGCGTCGGCGGGACCCTCATTCGACGTGGCCAATCCGGCAACGCGTGAGACCATCGCCAGAGTGGGACAAGCCAGCGACGCTCTGGTCGCCGAAGCTGTGGCAGCGGCACGGGCTGCGCAGGCGGGTTGGTGGGCGCTCGGCCCCCATGGGCGCGCTCGGTACCTGCACGCAATCGCTCGACGCATCCAGAAGCATGCCCGGCTATTCGCCGTCCTCGAAACCATGGACAACGGGAAGCCGATCCGTGAATCCCGCGACCTCGATATTCCGCTCGTAGCCCGGCATTTTTACCACCATGCTGGGTGGGCTCAACTCATGCCGGACGAGTTCCCAAACTCAGAACCGGTGGGGGTGATCGGACAGATCATTCCTTGGAACTTCCCGCTGCTGATGATGGCCTGGAAGATCGCTCCGGCCCTAGCGATGGGTAACACACTCGTTCTCAAGCCGGCCGAATTCACTCCGCTGTCTGCCCTGCTCTTCGCGCAGCTGTGTGAGGAAGTCGGTCTTCCAAGGGGAGTGGTGAACATCATCACTGGAGATGGCGCGACCGGTGCAGCCATCGTGGCCCACGACGATGTGGACAAAATCGCGTTCACGGGCTCGACGGATGTGGGGCGCATCATTCGAGAAGCCACCGCTGGCAGCGGAAAACGGCTCTCTCTCGAACTCGGCGGCAAGTCGCCGTTCTTGGTGTTCGAGGACGCGGATCTGGACTCAGTGGTCGAAGGTGTAGTCGACGCGATCTGGTTCAATCAGGGCCAAGTCTGCTGTGCGGGCTCCCGTATCCTGATCCAAGAAGGCGTCGCCGCGGAGTTGGAGCGCAAGCTGAGGGCGCGCATGGAGACGCTTCGTATGGGGAACCCGCTCGACAAGGCCGTCGACATGGGGGCCATCGTAGCCCCTGTCCAACTGGCGCGAATCGAGAGTCTCGTCGAACAGGGGCGCTCCGAGGGCGCCCAGGTGTGGCAGCCGTCTTGGAGCCCACCCCGCGAAGGCTGGTTCTACCCACCGACGCTGTGCACCAATGTGGCCCCTTCGAGCACGCTCGCTCAGATCGAGGTCTTCGGCCCCGTTGCAGTCCTGATGACGTTCCGAACGCCCGCCGAGGCCGTTGAACTGGCCAATGACACGCGGTACGGCCTCGCGGCCTCCCTGTGGTCCGAGAATATCAATCTTGCTCTCGATGTGGCCCCGAAGATCAAAGCGGGCACCGTGTGGGTGAATTGCACGAACCTCTTCGACGCGGCTGCCGGATTCGGTGGATACCGAGAGAGCGGCTACGGGCGGGAAGGCGGTGAGGAAGGGCTCCATGAGTACATGATGCCGACCTGGGAGCGCGACGCGCCGGAGTTGCAGAGCCTGCCCCCGACAGACGGGAGCCCCGCCGCGGCGGTCGAGGGAATACCTCCTGTCGATCGCACCGCGAAGCTGTACGTGGGAGGGAAACAGAGCCGGCCCGACGGAGACTCCAGCGTCGCGGTATACGGGCATGACGGGTCCTTCCTAGGAGAGGTCGGACGGGGGAACAGGAAGGACGTCCGGAACGCTGTGGAAGCCGCGAGCGAAGCGCAGGCGGGCTGGGCGAGTCGCACCGCCCACAACCGAGCTCAAGTGCTGTACTACTTCGCCGAGAACCTCCAAGTGCGCCGCGCCGAGTTCATCGACGGACTCGCAGCGTTCTCCGGGGACACCGACGATGCGTCAGCCGAATTCGATGCATCCATCGAGCGGCTCTTCGTGTACGCCGCTTGGGCAGACAAATGGGAAGGACGCGTGCACCACACGCCGCTCCGGAACGTGACGCTGGCCATGAAAGAGCCGATGGGCGTCATAGGGATCACGGCCCCTGCTGAGCGTCCCTTGCTCGGGTTGATCTCGGGGATCGCTCCAGCCATCGCCGTTGGGAACTCTGTCGTCGTGCTGCCGTCGGAACGGGCGTCGTTGGTCGCGACGGACCTGTATCAGGTCATGGACACATCCGACGTCCCCGCCGGAGTGATCAACATCGTGACAGGTCCACACGCGGAGACCCTCCCGACGCTCGCCGCTCACGACACGGTCGACTGCATGTGGCACTTCGGCAGCCAAGAAGACTCCAAGACCGTCGAGGCCGCTTCCACCGGCAACTTGAAACGGACCTGGGTGAGCTACGGACGCGCCCGGGACTGGTTCGACGCGCACCAAGGCTACGGAGAGGAATTTCTGCGTGAGGCGACCCAGGTGAAGAACATCTGGGTTCCCTATGGAGCGTAG
- a CDS encoding DUF4040 domain-containing protein, translating to MIEIVDIVLLILLATTGVAVARQRNLFAAVMLAGIYSLLSAGLFMVMDAVDVAFTEAAVGAGISTVLLLGTLALVGHEEQKPKHTPILPLFVVLVTGAILVYGTSELPPFGAADNPAHLHVAPHYIEESEHEVGHIPNVVTSVLASYRSYDTMGETAVIFTAMVGVLLLLSRGPLPRRVFHEGRWMTLRPGTKREDLESDSDSEGDDPSGDVSGAPGTSAEEDGDG from the coding sequence ATGATCGAAATCGTCGACATCGTTCTCCTCATCCTACTCGCCACGACTGGTGTTGCCGTAGCTCGACAGCGAAACCTGTTCGCAGCAGTGATGTTGGCCGGTATCTACAGCCTGCTTTCCGCCGGATTGTTCATGGTGATGGATGCCGTGGATGTAGCGTTTACCGAAGCGGCCGTGGGTGCGGGTATCTCGACCGTACTCCTTCTGGGCACGCTCGCTCTTGTTGGACACGAGGAGCAGAAGCCCAAGCACACGCCGATTCTACCGCTCTTCGTGGTGCTGGTGACCGGTGCGATCCTCGTCTACGGGACGTCCGAGCTGCCACCTTTCGGCGCAGCCGACAATCCGGCCCATCTGCACGTGGCACCTCATTACATCGAGGAGTCCGAGCACGAGGTGGGGCACATTCCGAACGTTGTCACGTCGGTCCTCGCCTCTTACCGAAGCTACGACACGATGGGCGAAACCGCGGTGATCTTCACCGCGATGGTAGGGGTCTTGCTTCTCCTCTCGCGTGGGCCGCTCCCTCGGCGCGTGTTCCACGAGGGGCGATGGATGACGCTGAGGCCCGGCACCAAAAGGGAAGACCTAGAGTCTGATTCGGACAGTGAAGGGGACGACCCTTCGGGCGACGTTTCCGGCGCTCCTGGGACTTCCGCCGAGGAGGACGGAGATGGATGA
- a CDS encoding LptE family protein, protein MKMRTSRFVVFALLLATTSCAYSFRAGSFPPAHVKTIAVQPFDNETNRFELAGEVYDELLRNLPRALGVRTAGGDVADAIVRGSITRYDVVAPNYRAAAEGQAAQVLQRQVNITVAVEIVDLVENIILWESRSVIAQGQFLEASETEEVGRAEAIELLIQKIVDGAQSNW, encoded by the coding sequence ATGAAAATGCGAACCAGCCGATTTGTCGTCTTTGCGCTGCTTCTCGCAACGACGAGCTGCGCCTACTCCTTCCGCGCTGGCTCGTTTCCGCCGGCGCATGTGAAGACGATCGCCGTGCAGCCGTTCGACAACGAGACCAATCGGTTCGAGTTGGCCGGTGAGGTCTACGACGAACTACTGCGTAACCTGCCCCGGGCGCTTGGGGTGCGGACGGCCGGAGGCGACGTTGCGGATGCCATCGTGCGCGGCTCCATCACACGATACGACGTCGTGGCACCGAACTATCGGGCCGCGGCCGAAGGCCAGGCTGCCCAGGTTTTGCAGCGTCAGGTGAACATCACGGTGGCCGTGGAGATCGTGGATCTCGTCGAAAATATCATCCTCTGGGAATCCCGCAGCGTCATCGCTCAAGGGCAGTTTCTGGAAGCTTCAGAGACCGAAGAGGTGGGCCGAGCTGAGGCCATCGAATTGCTCATTCAGAAGATTGTAGACGGCGCCCAGTCGAACTGGTAG
- a CDS encoding 1-acyl-sn-glycerol-3-phosphate acyltransferase, which produces MLTRIITKFVGWVVSVFYDVERTGPVMPEGPVLIAGNHPNALVDPLVIFRTGGRPARTLAKAALFEQWLVGAMLRGLGGLPVYRRKDFPGQAHLNDTTFDAAIGALHNGEAVQIYPEGQSHSEPSLTPIRTGAARIALLAEERRDWKLGLHVQPVGLTYTRKHLFRGRVVAMFGESFPVGEYRDAYVEDERATVRALTDRIRAGLEAVTLNFDHPEDRDLVEAAERLYAREKKFARFRERDSMTERMPRLRRFADGIRWLRATDPVRFRALRARVRRYLRLLTLFGASEGDIPPTYRMGVVLVYALRQALLLGFVLPVALVGMFAWLPPFVATRYLAPRFRPAIDQVATYKIAIGILAFPLWWGMVTAGVWLGWGLTAAGILTVGMPTVGLAAITWRDRQTQVREDLRAFRRAVRSPRGRDRLSELRRDVAEELDELAQAWNADRLAAAASQGASD; this is translated from the coding sequence TTGTTAACACGGATTATCACGAAGTTCGTCGGCTGGGTCGTGTCCGTATTTTACGATGTGGAACGGACCGGACCCGTTATGCCGGAGGGTCCCGTGCTCATCGCCGGGAATCACCCGAACGCGCTTGTGGATCCCCTCGTGATCTTCCGGACGGGTGGGCGTCCTGCGCGTACATTGGCGAAGGCGGCTCTCTTCGAGCAGTGGCTGGTCGGTGCGATGCTGCGCGGCCTGGGTGGCCTTCCGGTTTATCGACGTAAGGACTTTCCGGGCCAGGCGCACCTGAACGACACCACGTTCGATGCTGCGATCGGTGCACTCCACAACGGTGAGGCCGTGCAGATCTACCCTGAGGGACAGAGTCATTCTGAGCCGTCTCTGACTCCAATCCGGACTGGCGCAGCACGTATTGCTTTGCTCGCTGAGGAGCGACGTGATTGGAAGCTCGGCCTACACGTCCAGCCCGTTGGTCTGACGTACACACGGAAACACCTCTTTAGGGGCAGGGTCGTTGCGATGTTCGGGGAGTCGTTTCCCGTGGGGGAGTACCGTGATGCGTACGTGGAGGACGAGAGGGCGACGGTGCGCGCGCTCACGGATCGAATCAGAGCAGGGCTCGAGGCCGTGACGTTGAATTTCGATCACCCAGAAGACCGCGATCTCGTCGAAGCTGCCGAGCGGCTGTATGCGAGGGAGAAGAAGTTCGCCCGCTTTAGAGAGCGGGACAGCATGACAGAGCGGATGCCTCGGCTTCGCCGTTTCGCCGACGGTATCCGGTGGCTCCGAGCGACGGATCCTGTGCGCTTCCGTGCATTACGGGCCCGGGTCCGTCGTTATCTAAGGCTGCTGACGTTGTTCGGCGCGAGTGAAGGTGACATTCCTCCGACCTATCGCATGGGGGTGGTGCTCGTGTATGCGCTTCGTCAGGCCTTGCTGCTGGGCTTCGTACTCCCCGTTGCGCTCGTGGGGATGTTCGCCTGGTTGCCTCCCTTCGTTGCCACGCGCTACCTCGCGCCACGTTTTCGACCGGCGATCGACCAAGTCGCCACGTACAAGATTGCGATCGGCATCTTGGCTTTTCCGTTGTGGTGGGGGATGGTGACCGCGGGTGTCTGGCTCGGGTGGGGCCTGACCGCGGCTGGTATTCTGACCGTCGGCATGCCGACCGTTGGTCTCGCTGCGATCACATGGAGAGATCGCCAGACTCAGGTCCGCGAAGATCTGCGAGCCTTCCGTAGGGCGGTTCGAAGCCCGCGTGGACGCGACCGCTTGTCTGAGTTGAGGCGTGACGTGGCGGAGGAACTTGACGAACTGGCACAGGCGTGGAATGCGGATCGTCTCGCTGCCGCCGCTTCGCAGGGTGCTTCGGACTAG
- the deoC gene encoding deoxyribose-phosphate aldolase, with product MKTSESSTRDRSATYASQGGTLRPVDMHEGARNPGARLDMDWVSTLRVNRSAVERRAATLGTRRSVKKEWQAAWLLKAITLMDLTTLAGDDTEERVRRLCAKARQPVRRDLLEAMGMPSDAIRVGAVCVYHQMVPAAVSALAGSGIRVAAVSTGFPHGLSPIPQRIAEIKASVAAGAREIDIVVTRGHVLTGNWQALYDEVRSCREACGDAHIKTILATGELAMLRNVAKASLVCMMAGADFVKTSTGKERVNATLPVGLTMARTVRAYAERTGYAVGFKPAGGIRTAKEALLWLLLMKEELGTGWMQPELFRFGASSLLGDIERQLEHHVTGRYSAHNRHPLA from the coding sequence GTGAAGACCTCAGAATCATCCACGCGTGATCGCTCAGCGACGTACGCTTCACAAGGGGGTACGCTGCGCCCAGTCGATATGCACGAGGGCGCCCGCAATCCGGGCGCGCGCCTCGACATGGACTGGGTGAGCACCCTCCGGGTGAATCGTAGTGCGGTCGAACGTCGCGCCGCTACGCTCGGCACACGTCGCAGTGTCAAGAAGGAGTGGCAGGCGGCTTGGCTCCTCAAGGCCATTACCCTGATGGATCTGACTACCCTCGCGGGTGATGACACGGAGGAAAGAGTCCGTCGCCTGTGCGCCAAAGCTCGTCAGCCTGTCCGCCGGGATCTCTTGGAGGCGATGGGAATGCCCTCCGACGCGATTAGGGTCGGAGCTGTCTGCGTCTACCATCAAATGGTACCCGCAGCCGTCTCAGCGCTTGCGGGATCCGGAATCCGGGTCGCGGCTGTGTCGACCGGATTTCCACATGGACTGAGTCCCATCCCACAACGCATCGCCGAGATCAAAGCATCTGTGGCGGCTGGGGCCAGGGAGATCGATATCGTCGTGACTCGGGGGCACGTCCTGACCGGGAACTGGCAGGCGTTGTATGACGAAGTGCGGTCCTGCCGCGAAGCGTGCGGCGATGCACATATCAAGACGATCCTCGCGACCGGCGAACTCGCGATGCTTCGAAACGTCGCCAAAGCGAGTCTGGTGTGTATGATGGCCGGCGCTGACTTCGTAAAGACGTCCACAGGCAAGGAACGTGTGAACGCGACGCTCCCGGTAGGACTCACGATGGCCCGCACGGTGCGTGCTTATGCTGAGCGGACCGGGTATGCGGTCGGATTCAAGCCTGCTGGTGGAATCCGAACCGCGAAGGAGGCCCTCCTCTGGCTCCTCCTGATGAAAGAGGAGCTCGGCACCGGGTGGATGCAGCCTGAACTGTTCCGTTTCGGCGCATCGTCGCTCCTCGGCGATATCGAACGTCAACTCGAGCACCACGTGACCGGGCGCTACTCCGCCCACAACCGGCACCCCCTGGCATGA
- a CDS encoding monovalent cation/H+ antiporter subunit D family protein, with amino-acid sequence MSQHLPALLVVIPLLLAPIAALVNRWKAAWVIAVGAAFWALYASVSLVRIVLDQGALNYEMGGWAAPYGIEYRVDLASAFVALIVSVIAAVTILYARTSVQREVSEDRGALFYSAFILCMTGLLGIAVTGDVFNVFVFLEVSSLSAYALIAMGQDRRALTASFQYLIMGSLGATFIVIGIGLLYVMTGTLNMADLAERIPEVASNRTIPVAFTFLTVGITLKLALFPLHLWLPNAYTYAPSAVTAFIASTMTKVAVYLLLRFFFTIFGADFSFGQMHLEMVLMPLAVVAILTMSLVAIYQDNVKRLLAYSSVAQIGYMVLGISFASVLGVTAGLIHLFNHALMKGALFMAMGCIMYSIGSVRIDKMAGLGKKMPWTMAAFVGGGLSLIGVPFTVGFISKWYLVQAALEQGMWPIAAVVMVGSLMAVVYVWKVVEVAYFQTADPDHDIKEAPLSLLIPTWALVAASFYFGIDATTTSDIATKAAEALLGVMP; translated from the coding sequence GTGAGCCAGCATCTCCCCGCATTGCTCGTCGTAATCCCGCTGCTCCTGGCGCCGATCGCGGCGTTGGTGAACCGTTGGAAGGCCGCATGGGTGATCGCGGTCGGGGCCGCGTTTTGGGCGCTCTACGCTTCGGTCTCGCTTGTCAGGATCGTGTTGGATCAAGGAGCGCTCAACTACGAAATGGGTGGCTGGGCTGCACCGTACGGCATCGAATACCGTGTCGACCTGGCCAGCGCATTCGTCGCGCTTATCGTGTCGGTCATTGCCGCTGTCACGATCTTGTACGCACGGACCAGCGTTCAACGCGAAGTAAGCGAGGACCGCGGAGCGCTTTTCTACTCTGCCTTCATCCTGTGTATGACAGGGCTCCTCGGCATCGCGGTGACTGGCGACGTCTTCAACGTCTTCGTCTTCCTCGAGGTGTCGTCCTTGTCGGCCTATGCGCTCATCGCGATGGGGCAGGATCGAAGGGCGCTCACGGCGTCGTTCCAGTACCTGATCATGGGCAGCTTGGGTGCCACGTTCATTGTGATTGGTATCGGTCTGTTGTACGTGATGACCGGGACGCTCAACATGGCGGACCTGGCGGAGCGCATTCCCGAGGTCGCGAGCAATCGCACGATTCCGGTGGCGTTCACCTTCCTGACGGTGGGCATCACGCTGAAGCTGGCGTTGTTTCCGCTGCACTTGTGGCTGCCAAACGCGTACACGTACGCCCCCTCGGCCGTTACGGCGTTCATCGCCTCGACCATGACCAAGGTCGCCGTCTATCTGCTGCTGAGGTTCTTCTTCACGATCTTCGGCGCGGACTTCTCGTTCGGTCAGATGCACCTCGAGATGGTCTTGATGCCACTCGCGGTCGTCGCGATTCTGACGATGTCACTTGTTGCGATCTACCAAGACAACGTGAAGCGGCTCCTAGCCTACTCGTCGGTGGCCCAGATCGGGTACATGGTGCTCGGCATCAGTTTTGCGTCGGTACTCGGTGTGACTGCAGGGCTTATTCACCTGTTCAACCACGCGCTCATGAAGGGCGCGCTGTTCATGGCGATGGGCTGCATCATGTACAGCATCGGCTCTGTCCGCATCGACAAGATGGCTGGTCTCGGCAAGAAAATGCCGTGGACGATGGCCGCCTTCGTGGGAGGTGGACTCAGCCTCATCGGCGTGCCGTTCACCGTGGGCTTCATCAGCAAATGGTACCTGGTGCAAGCCGCGTTGGAGCAAGGCATGTGGCCGATCGCCGCGGTGGTGATGGTCGGCTCGCTGATGGCTGTGGTCTACGTCTGGAAGGTTGTCGAAGTCGCATACTTCCAGACGGCGGATCCGGACCACGACATCAAAGAGGCACCGCTCAGTCTGCTGATCCCGACCTGGGCGCTTGTCGCCGCCAGCTTCTACTTCGGCATCGACGCGACGACCACGTCTGACATTGCGACGAAGGCTGCGGAAGCGCTGCTGGGGGTAATGCCATGA
- a CDS encoding cation:proton antiporter subunit C, with translation MRALGLFNYWAVIVLMMVGFYTLIARGNLVKKLIGLNLFQTSVIMMYVSFGKVTGGTAPILLEHGEDAVYSNPIPHVLMLTAIVVGVATLALGLSLVVRIKEAYGTIEEDEIRDSSL, from the coding sequence TTGAGGGCGCTCGGACTGTTCAACTACTGGGCCGTGATCGTCCTGATGATGGTGGGCTTCTACACGCTCATCGCGCGGGGCAACCTGGTGAAGAAGCTCATCGGACTGAATCTGTTTCAGACGTCCGTCATCATGATGTACGTCTCGTTCGGAAAGGTGACGGGAGGGACTGCGCCGATCCTGCTCGAGCATGGTGAGGACGCGGTGTATTCCAACCCGATACCACATGTGCTCATGCTGACGGCGATCGTGGTCGGTGTGGCGACTCTGGCATTGGGGCTGAGCCTCGTTGTCCGGATCAAAGAAGCGTACGGGACCATTGAAGAAGACGAGATCCGGGATAGCAGCCTGTGA
- a CDS encoding monovalent cation/H+ antiporter complex subunit F: MMFVAATAGILISMTLALVRALLGPTVYDRVMAVNTFGTKTVLLIAVLGFLAERPEFLDVALAYALINFIGTIAVLKFFEFGDLGLTRRAEQEGD; encoded by the coding sequence ATGATGTTTGTTGCCGCCACGGCAGGCATTCTGATCAGCATGACGCTGGCGTTGGTGCGCGCGCTGCTAGGCCCGACGGTTTATGACCGCGTAATGGCGGTGAACACGTTCGGTACCAAGACGGTGCTTCTGATCGCGGTACTCGGGTTTCTCGCGGAGCGGCCTGAGTTCTTGGACGTCGCGCTGGCATACGCACTCATCAACTTCATCGGCACCATCGCTGTTCTGAAGTTCTTCGAGTTCGGTGATCTGGGGCTCACGCGACGTGCAGAGCAGGAGGGCGACTGA
- the mnhG gene encoding monovalent cation/H(+) antiporter subunit G gives MDMAFNVASWVSIGGGLFFMIVGTIGILRLPDVFTRLHAAGMTDTMGAGLLILGMSLQTILSMIHGETSYWMVLVRLVLIYAFLMFTSPIATHALARAAIATGVEPLIVAEGDEE, from the coding sequence ATGGATATGGCCTTCAACGTTGCCAGCTGGGTCTCCATCGGGGGTGGGCTCTTCTTCATGATCGTGGGGACGATCGGCATCTTGCGTTTGCCTGACGTGTTTACCCGCCTGCACGCTGCAGGGATGACTGACACGATGGGTGCCGGCCTTCTCATTCTCGGAATGTCACTCCAGACGATTCTGAGCATGATCCACGGGGAGACGAGCTATTGGATGGTGCTGGTGCGCCTCGTGCTCATCTACGCGTTCCTGATGTTCACGAGCCCCATCGCGACCCATGCCCTCGCGCGGGCTGCGATTGCAACTGGCGTAGAGCCTTTGATCGTGGCGGAGGGCGACGAAGAATGA
- a CDS encoding UDP-2,3-diacylglucosamine diphosphatase, which translates to MNFTDPDKTVLVASDVHLGSISAEQQGAFLSWLKQASEVTSHIVLNGDLFDFWFEYIWGHTAGHDEPLALLKSIVNDGVRITLMGGNHDWWGGRYLRDEIGLEYNQAPIVQRLAGLNTLVAHGDGLGKGDLGYRMLKLVLHGRLTRWAFASLPPVVGDLVARGVSETEHRWTAPGPMELSRAAALREWAVGEMGRRSELDLVLLGHTHLPELVPVAEGRWYMNSGDWVYHRSYIVLREGQEPRLEEWDGTIK; encoded by the coding sequence GTGAACTTCACCGACCCCGACAAGACCGTCCTCGTCGCCTCCGACGTCCATCTCGGCTCCATCTCGGCCGAGCAACAAGGCGCCTTCCTGTCCTGGCTCAAGCAGGCCAGCGAAGTCACGTCTCACATCGTCCTGAACGGTGATCTCTTCGACTTCTGGTTCGAGTACATCTGGGGGCACACCGCGGGGCACGACGAACCCCTCGCACTGCTGAAGTCGATCGTTAACGACGGTGTGCGCATCACTCTCATGGGGGGCAATCACGACTGGTGGGGAGGACGTTATCTCCGGGACGAAATCGGGCTGGAATACAATCAGGCGCCGATCGTCCAGAGGCTTGCGGGCTTAAACACCTTGGTCGCCCATGGGGACGGGCTCGGTAAGGGTGATCTCGGCTATCGGATGCTCAAGTTGGTGCTTCACGGCCGCCTCACGCGCTGGGCCTTCGCCTCGTTGCCCCCGGTCGTGGGCGACCTAGTGGCTCGAGGGGTCTCTGAGACGGAGCACCGTTGGACCGCACCCGGCCCGATGGAACTGAGCCGGGCGGCAGCACTACGAGAATGGGCCGTTGGTGAAATGGGCCGCCGGTCGGAACTTGATCTGGTATTGCTGGGTCATACGCACCTGCCCGAGCTTGTGCCTGTCGCCGAAGGTCGGTGGTATATGAACTCGGGGGACTGGGTGTATCACCGGAGTTACATCGTACTTCGCGAAGGCCAAGAGCCTCGACTCGAAGAGTGGGACGGAACCATCAAGTGA